A single genomic interval of Oryza sativa Japonica Group chromosome 7, ASM3414082v1 harbors:
- the LOC4343175 gene encoding ubiquitin-related modifier 1 homolog gives MHLTLEFGGGLELLLEKSTKVHKVDLQPNDGDGKVVMKGLLAWVKSNLIKERPEMFLKGDSVRPGVLVLINDCDWELCGGLDAELEEKDVVVFISTLHGG, from the exons ATGCATCTAACCCTCGAATTCGG GGGAGGGCTGGAGCTGCTCCTGGAGAAGTCCACCAAGGTGCACAAGGTGGACCTCCAGCCCAACGACGGCGATGGGAAG GTCGTGATGAAAGGGTTGCTCGCTTGGGTGAAGTCCAATCTGATCAAGGAGAGGCCGGAGATGTTCCTCAAGGGTGATTCAGT AAGGCCTGGTGTTCTCGTACTTATAAATGATTGTGACTGGGAGCTATGCGGTGGCCTTGACGCGGAGTTGGAGGAGAAGGATGTTGTTGTTTTTATCTCCACATTACACGGTGGTTAG